In Psychrilyobacter piezotolerans, a genomic segment contains:
- a CDS encoding endonuclease domain-containing protein: protein MEIINLKKAKLTKTKTKKNFTEEEKMIWNFIKDRKLYNVKFKKETEIGKYIFNFYSPEIEFGIEIDDSNHTKKYEKTREEYLDSIGVIGLRFTSSEIKNNLEETLNKIEAAVSGLKG, encoded by the coding sequence ATGGAAATCATTAATTTGAAAAAAGCTAAATTAACAAAAACTAAGACAAAGAAAAATTTTACTGAGGAAGAGAAGATGATATGGAATTTTATTAAAGATAGAAAACTTTATAATGTAAAATTTAAAAAAGAAACTGAAATCGGAAAATATATATTTAATTTTTATTCTCCAGAGATAGAATTTGGGATAGAGATAGATGATAGTAATCATACTAAAAAATATGAAAAAACAAGGGAAGAATACCTGGATTCTATAGGAGTAATTGGTCTTCGGTTTACCAGCAGTGAGATAAAGAATAATTTAGAGGAAACATTAAATAAAATAGAGGCAGCTGT
- a CDS encoding DUF1456 family protein — MNNNDVLRRFRYALDMSDKEVIDAFKESGHIIDKEGVLNLLKKDEEEGFVKCNNKLLGMFFDGVIVQKRGRQEVKPGETPRKPEVMTSNNINNQILRKIKIALNLKTEDMVAVWEAADIYISNSDVTALFRKKGQKNYKECLDKFLRTFLKGLAVKYRK; from the coding sequence ATGAATAATAACGATGTACTACGTAGATTTAGATACGCTTTGGATATGAGTGATAAAGAGGTAATAGATGCATTTAAAGAATCAGGACATATCATAGATAAAGAGGGAGTTCTTAATCTTTTGAAAAAAGATGAAGAGGAAGGTTTTGTAAAGTGTAACAATAAATTACTGGGGATGTTTTTTGACGGTGTTATAGTCCAAAAAAGAGGAAGACAAGAGGTAAAACCTGGAGAAACTCCAAGAAAACCAGAGGTAATGACTTCTAATAATATCAATAACCAAATCCTTAGAAAAATAAAGATAGCTTTAAACTTAAAAACTGAAGATATGGTAGCTGTATGGGAAGCTGCAGATATCTACATCTCAAACTCAGATGTAACTGCATTATTCAGGAAAAAAGGACAGAAAAACTATAAGGAATGTCTGGACAAATTTTTGAGAACCTTCTTAAAGGGACTGGCTGTAAAGTATAGAAAGTAG
- the tgt gene encoding tRNA guanosine(34) transglycosylase Tgt — MNKLPVNYELSHRDGKARAGVITTPHGDIKTPVFMPVGTQATVKTMNPEEVRELGADIILGNTYHLFLRPGDDVVAKFGGLHKFMNWSHPILTDSGGFQVFSLGAIRKIKEEGVYFRSHIDGSKRFISPEKSIDIQNNLGADIVMLFDECPPGQSSREYLIPSIERTTRWAKRCVTAHKRPDDQGLFAIVQGGIYEDLRDKSMNELMEMDESFSGYAIGGLAVGEPREDMYRILDYITPKLPEHKPRYLMGVGEPLDMLEAVEHGVDMMDCVQPSRIGRHGTTFTKYGRLVIKNAKYSLDPRPLDEDCDCYVCKNYTRGYIRHLFKANEMLGQKLATYHNLYFLIKMMNGARDAIIDKRFIAFKEEFIGNYTQGKDSEWIIPQRIED, encoded by the coding sequence ATGAACAAATTACCAGTAAATTATGAATTATCCCATAGAGATGGAAAGGCAAGAGCAGGGGTTATAACTACTCCCCATGGAGATATAAAAACTCCGGTATTTATGCCGGTAGGAACACAGGCAACTGTAAAAACAATGAATCCCGAAGAAGTTAGAGAGTTAGGTGCAGATATTATCTTAGGAAATACCTACCACCTGTTCCTTAGACCAGGTGACGATGTAGTTGCTAAATTTGGAGGATTACACAAATTTATGAACTGGTCCCACCCTATATTGACAGACAGTGGTGGTTTCCAAGTATTTAGTCTGGGAGCTATCAGAAAGATAAAGGAGGAAGGAGTATACTTTAGATCTCATATTGACGGATCTAAAAGATTTATTTCCCCTGAAAAATCTATAGATATTCAAAATAATTTAGGAGCAGATATCGTTATGTTATTTGACGAATGTCCTCCCGGTCAGTCTTCTAGAGAATACTTAATACCTTCAATTGAAAGAACTACCAGATGGGCTAAAAGATGTGTAACTGCTCATAAAAGACCCGATGATCAAGGTTTATTTGCAATAGTTCAGGGCGGGATATATGAAGATCTGAGAGATAAGAGTATGAATGAATTGATGGAGATGGACGAAAGCTTTTCCGGGTATGCTATAGGTGGATTGGCTGTAGGTGAACCCCGTGAAGATATGTATAGAATATTAGATTATATAACTCCTAAACTTCCTGAGCATAAGCCTAGATACCTAATGGGTGTAGGAGAGCCTCTTGACATGTTAGAAGCTGTAGAACACGGTGTAGATATGATGGACTGTGTACAGCCATCTAGAATTGGTAGACATGGGACTACATTTACAAAATACGGAAGATTAGTTATCAAAAATGCCAAATATTCCCTTGATCCCAGACCACTGGATGAAGACTGTGACTGCTATGTATGTAAAAATTATACCAGGGGTTATATCAGACATCTATTTAAAGCCAATGAGATGTTAGGGCAGAAATTAGCTACTTATCATAACCTTTATTTCTTAATAAAGATGATGAATGGTGCAAGAGATGCCATCATAGATAAAAGGTTCATAGCCTTTAAAGAGGAGTTTATAGGAAACTATACTCAAGGCAAGGACAGTGAGTGGATAATCCCACAGAGAATAGAGGACTAA
- a CDS encoding RelA/SpoT family protein: MEYKSNIAEELKKNNLKINEDMIFSAYEFARESHVGQYRKSGEEYIVHPVEVSKILINMKMDAETITAGFLHDIVEDTMTTIQDIEYNFGSEVAKLVDGVTKLTNLPVGSNKQPENIRKMIVAMASDVRVVIIKLADRLHNMRTLKYMPAYKQERIARETLDIFAPLAHRIGMAKIKWELEDLCLYYLEPEIYRKLVKMVNNKRVEREEYTSAILRNMKKIIRETNIDGIVSGRVKHFYSIYKKMYEKKKSFDELYDLTAVRVLVDTEGECYNILGMLHSHWKPVPGRFKDYIAVPKSNGYQSIHTTLVGPLGKFIEVQIRTKDMHAIAEDGIAAHWNYKEKRKNSKADNVYSWLRKILEWQSEADTSEEFIETVTGDILNETVFVFSPKGDVIELSKGSTPLDFAFHIHTEVGYKCIGAKANDKIVPIDYKLQNGDRIDIITSNISKGPGRDWLNIVATQSAKSKIRRWIREKNFDENLKIGKEIFEKELLKVGSSLKQIENSPEMKKYLIKNTINNFNELLIKITDKRLNAALLAERLIKKDEKIDLELIENYQKETPKRKSRKKNDYGVIIDGLDNTIVRFAKCCTPLPGDEIGGYITTYGDIGIHRLDCKNYMNLIARDPNREIGVGWDDEIIGRKINKYRFKFTIVTTDRANILLEIVKIIADHKIDLEGVNSGHIKNGAERLSVIEITIDINEKRDYEKLINHIVNLKDVIEIRRNQNN; the protein is encoded by the coding sequence ATGGAATATAAATCAAATATCGCTGAAGAACTTAAAAAAAATAATTTAAAGATAAACGAGGATATGATCTTCTCTGCCTATGAATTTGCCAGGGAATCCCATGTGGGGCAGTACCGGAAATCAGGGGAGGAATATATTGTTCATCCTGTAGAGGTCTCTAAAATTCTCATTAATATGAAGATGGATGCTGAAACCATTACCGCTGGATTTCTGCACGATATTGTAGAAGATACCATGACCACTATACAAGATATCGAATATAATTTCGGTTCTGAAGTAGCTAAACTAGTGGACGGGGTAACTAAACTTACAAATCTGCCTGTAGGCAGCAATAAGCAGCCTGAAAACATCAGAAAGATGATCGTAGCTATGGCTAGTGATGTAAGGGTTGTTATCATTAAATTAGCTGATAGACTGCATAATATGCGTACACTAAAATATATGCCCGCTTATAAACAGGAGAGAATTGCAAGGGAAACACTGGATATCTTTGCACCCTTAGCTCATAGAATTGGAATGGCAAAGATAAAATGGGAGTTAGAAGATCTATGCCTGTATTATCTGGAACCTGAGATCTATAGAAAATTAGTGAAAATGGTTAACAATAAAAGGGTTGAAAGGGAAGAATATACCAGTGCTATCTTAAGAAATATGAAAAAAATTATCCGTGAAACCAATATAGATGGGATAGTTTCTGGGCGGGTTAAACATTTTTATAGTATCTATAAAAAAATGTATGAGAAAAAGAAAAGTTTTGATGAACTCTACGACCTCACAGCTGTAAGGGTGTTGGTGGACACAGAAGGAGAGTGCTACAATATCTTAGGAATGCTGCATAGTCATTGGAAGCCTGTCCCTGGGAGGTTCAAAGACTATATAGCAGTCCCTAAATCCAATGGTTATCAATCGATCCATACTACCCTGGTAGGTCCCCTGGGGAAATTTATCGAGGTGCAGATAAGAACTAAAGATATGCACGCTATTGCAGAAGATGGAATAGCAGCACACTGGAACTATAAGGAAAAAAGAAAAAACTCCAAGGCAGATAATGTTTATTCATGGCTTAGAAAGATATTGGAATGGCAGAGTGAAGCCGATACATCTGAAGAATTTATCGAGACTGTCACAGGGGATATACTCAATGAAACAGTGTTTGTTTTCTCTCCTAAAGGAGATGTTATCGAACTATCCAAGGGTTCTACCCCGTTAGACTTTGCATTTCATATCCATACAGAGGTGGGGTATAAGTGTATAGGAGCCAAAGCCAATGATAAGATTGTCCCAATCGATTATAAGTTACAAAACGGAGACAGGATCGATATCATAACCTCTAATATCTCCAAGGGACCTGGGAGAGACTGGTTAAATATAGTCGCCACCCAGAGTGCTAAAAGTAAGATCAGAAGGTGGATAAGAGAAAAAAACTTTGATGAAAATCTAAAAATAGGAAAGGAGATCTTTGAAAAAGAATTACTTAAGGTCGGATCTTCTCTAAAACAGATTGAAAACAGCCCTGAAATGAAGAAATATTTAATTAAAAATACTATCAATAATTTCAATGAACTGCTGATTAAGATAACCGATAAAAGATTGAATGCAGCCCTTCTTGCAGAAAGATTGATAAAAAAAGATGAAAAAATAGACCTGGAACTCATAGAAAATTATCAAAAAGAAACTCCTAAAAGAAAAAGTCGGAAAAAAAATGATTATGGTGTTATAATAGATGGTCTTGATAATACTATTGTTCGATTTGCCAAATGCTGCACTCCTCTCCCAGGAGATGAGATTGGTGGATATATAACTACCTATGGAGATATCGGCATCCATAGATTAGACTGTAAAAACTATATGAATTTGATTGCCCGTGATCCCAACAGAGAGATAGGTGTCGGATGGGATGATGAAATTATAGGCAGAAAGATCAACAAATACAGGTTTAAATTTACCATAGTCACCACAGACAGGGCTAATATCCTCTTGGAAATTGTAAAAATTATAGCTGATCATAAGATAGACCTGGAAGGAGTAAACTCCGGCCATATTAAAAACGGAGCGGAAAGACTTTCAGTTATCGAGATCACTATAGATATCAACGAAAAGAGAGACTATGAAAAATTAATCAATCATATTGTAAATTTAAAAGATGTAATAGAAATCAGGAGAAATCAAAACAATTAA
- a CDS encoding adenine phosphoribosyltransferase produces the protein MNLKNYIALVEDYPKEGIKFRDITPLLANGKAFKKATDEIVEYAKEKKIDLVVGPEARGFIFGCPVSYALEVGFAPVRKPGKLPRETVEYEYDLEYGTNTLCMHNDSIKPGQRVLIVDDLLATGGTVEATIKIIEDLGGIVAGMAFLIELEDLNGRENLAGYDIMTLLKY, from the coding sequence ATGAATTTGAAGAACTATATAGCACTTGTGGAAGATTATCCAAAAGAAGGGATAAAATTTAGAGATATAACGCCTTTACTGGCAAATGGAAAGGCTTTTAAAAAAGCAACAGATGAGATAGTAGAGTATGCCAAAGAAAAAAAGATCGACCTGGTAGTAGGTCCTGAAGCCAGAGGATTTATCTTTGGATGCCCGGTATCTTATGCTTTAGAGGTAGGATTTGCACCGGTAAGAAAACCCGGAAAACTTCCCAGAGAAACAGTGGAATATGAATATGATTTAGAATATGGAACTAATACACTATGTATGCATAATGATTCTATAAAACCTGGTCAAAGGGTGCTTATCGTTGACGATCTATTGGCTACTGGGGGAACAGTTGAAGCTACTATAAAGATAATAGAAGATTTAGGCGGAATTGTTGCTGGAATGGCATTTCTTATCGAATTAGAGGATCTAAATGGCAGAGAAAATTTAGCAGGTTATGATATCATGACATTGCTCAAGTATTAA
- a CDS encoding NUDIX domain-containing protein: MKNIRIRVCGILEKNDELLLVKHVKNKCEYYLLPGGGVDHGEDFRTALKREFMEECSLDVEVGDMIFISEGIAPNGGRHIVNIYFKVSYISGDLQVGLDGSNLIGVEYIKKSDLENIILHPNTKKELKEYFENGNTGIKYLGNRWE; encoded by the coding sequence GTGAAGAATATCAGAATTAGAGTTTGTGGAATCTTAGAAAAGAATGATGAATTACTTTTAGTTAAACATGTAAAAAATAAGTGTGAATACTACCTCCTCCCAGGGGGCGGGGTAGATCACGGTGAAGACTTTAGGACTGCTCTTAAAAGGGAGTTTATGGAAGAGTGCAGCCTCGATGTAGAAGTAGGAGATATGATCTTTATATCTGAAGGAATAGCTCCTAATGGCGGCCGTCACATTGTAAATATCTATTTTAAAGTTTCCTATATAAGCGGAGACCTGCAGGTTGGATTAGATGGCAGTAATTTAATAGGTGTGGAATACATAAAAAAATCAGACTTAGAGAATATTATACTCCATCCAAATACAAAAAAAGAGTTAAAAGAATATTTTGAGAATGGAAACACCGGTATAAAGTATCTGGGGAATAGATGGGAATAA
- a CDS encoding tetratricopeptide repeat protein: protein MKKILLVIGLLLLMGCTSADQKKNKEHHLIRGMNYSKSGNYTKAIDEYKYFYEIDKKDPILLREMGLAYAQLGDYGTAEKYYLEAIKLDPKDQITLSNMAILSYKMGKLRESRYYLSQISSDSIDYKIYLLKGYIAYDEKKYEDAYLEFTKVLNLIKIEDYTFVGKYVEILQKTNRTNEIYPFIYKVYEVQKNDPDAVITYSRFLIDVFNDYDGALKALKTYIAREKNNRVILEVAKRSFEMGKINDTELYLKLLTDAYKYDLDVLNLKKEIAVHNNKPADVKKYQKIIEKVSDLDSEEYQN from the coding sequence ATGAAAAAAATATTATTAGTGATAGGTTTGCTTCTGCTTATGGGCTGTACCTCGGCAGATCAGAAGAAAAATAAGGAACATCATCTAATCAGAGGGATGAATTATAGTAAAAGTGGTAATTATACCAAAGCCATAGATGAATATAAATATTTTTATGAGATTGACAAAAAAGATCCTATTCTCCTTAGGGAGATGGGATTAGCCTATGCTCAATTAGGTGATTATGGGACAGCTGAAAAATACTATTTAGAAGCTATAAAATTAGATCCTAAGGATCAGATAACATTATCCAATATGGCTATTTTGTCCTATAAAATGGGAAAATTAAGGGAAAGCAGGTACTATCTGTCACAAATTTCATCGGACAGTATAGATTATAAAATATATCTGTTAAAGGGATATATCGCCTATGATGAAAAAAAATATGAAGATGCTTATCTTGAATTTACCAAAGTTCTAAATTTAATAAAAATCGAGGACTATACCTTTGTAGGCAAATATGTAGAAATTTTACAAAAAACAAACAGAACCAATGAGATCTATCCATTTATCTATAAAGTATATGAAGTTCAAAAAAATGATCCAGATGCAGTGATCACATATTCCAGATTTCTGATCGATGTTTTTAATGATTATGATGGGGCTTTAAAAGCTTTAAAAACATATATTGCAAGGGAAAAAAATAACCGTGTAATATTGGAGGTCGCTAAACGAAGTTTTGAAATGGGCAAAATAAATGATACTGAACTATACCTAAAATTATTAACAGATGCCTATAAATATGATTTGGATGTTTTAAATTTGAAAAAAGAAATAGCCGTCCATAATAACAAGCCTGCAGATGTTAAAAAATATCAAAAAATAATTGAGAAGGTGAGTGATTTAGACAGTGAAGAATATCAGAATTAG